Proteins co-encoded in one Setaria viridis chromosome 9, Setaria_viridis_v4.0, whole genome shotgun sequence genomic window:
- the LOC117835281 gene encoding GDSL esterase/lipase At5g55050, which produces MGAATVTSSHRSMAVAVVAFSAAATTFLLAAATAAAASPVPAIYVLGDSIADVGNNNHLPTFLRADFPHNGIDYPGRKATGRFSNGNNSVDFIGGSLLVLHLVYTGYYSTDSYFLSWVENSVPVVLVENAVLVPVGKDQRSKNPSETKFSRRKRSHLVTADNLGLASPPPYLALSRSNANYANGVNFASGGAGVSKATNKDVVVQGLCISFDKQIDYYSSVYASLAQSLGQAQAAAHLSKSLFVITIGSNDIIHYAKSSSAAGNLPPQPFVDALIQTLTAQLQRLYDLGARKLVFLGTAPVGCCPRLRKLSAARDCSAVANDASVRYNAAAASLLGGMAARHPDMHYALFDSSAALLPFINTPTAYGFAEARVACCGLGDMNAKIGCTPLSSYCANRMTHVFWDLYHPTEATAQKLTSMAFDGSVPLIFPMNIRQLSAL; this is translated from the exons ATGGGCGCTGCTACCGTGACCTCCTCGCATCGGTCcatggctgttgctgttgttgccTTCTCTGCGGCAGCTACAACGTTCTTGTTGGcagcggccacggcggcggcggcgtcgcccgtGCCGGCGATCTACGTGCTCGGCGACTCCATCGCGGACGTCGGGAACAACAACCACCTGCCGACGTTCCTCAGGGCGGACTTCCCGCACAACGGCATCGACTACCCGGGGAGGAAGGCCACCGGCAGATTCAGCAATGGCAACAACTCCGTCGACTTCATCGGTGGGTCACTGTTAGTACTCCATCTAGTATATACGGGGTACTATTCTACTGACTCGTATTTTCTATCGTGGGTGGAAAACTCAGTTCCAGTTGTACTGGTGGAAAACgcggtattagtcccggttggtaaggatCAAAGATCCAAAAATCCATCTGAAACTAAATTTTCAAGACGAAAGAGGAGTCATTTAGTTACGG CTGACAACCTTGGGCTGGCGTCCCCACCGCCATACCTCGCCCTGTCGAGAAGCAACGCCAACTACGCAAACGGCGTCAACTTCGCTTCCGGTGGCGCCGGAGTCTCCAAGGCCACCAACAAG GATGTTGTTGTGCAGGGCTTATGCATCAGCTTTGACAAGCAGATCGACTACTACTCGTCGGTGTACGCGTCCCTGGCGCAGAGCCTGGGCCAGGCGCAGGCCGCGGCGCACCTGTCGAAATCCCTTTTCGTCATCACCATCGGCAGCAACGACATCATCCACTACGCCAagtccagctccgccgccggcaacCTGCCGCCGCAGCCGTTCGTGGACGCCCTGATCCAGACGCTCACGGCACAGCTCCAGCGGCTCTACGACCTGGGCGCGCGCAAGCTGGTGTTCCTGGGCACGGCCCCCGTCGGCTGCTGCCCTAGACTGCGGAAGCTGAGCGCCGCCAGGGACTGCAGCGCCGTGGCCAATGACGCCTCCGTCCGGTacaacgccgccgcggcgtcgctcCTGGGCGGCATGGCGGCACGCCACCCGGACATGCACTACGCGCTCTTCGACTCCTCCGCCGCGCTGCTCCCGTTCATCAACACGCCCACGGCGTACGGCTTCGCCGAGGCCAGGGTCGCGTGCTGCGGGCTCGGCGACATGAACGCCAAGATCGGGTGCACACCGCTGAGCTCCTACTGCGCCAACAGGATGACCCATGTCTTCTGGGACTTGTACCACCCCACGGAGGCCACCGCCCAGAAGCTCACCAGCATGGCGTTCGACGGGTCGGTGCCGCTCATCTTCCCCATGAACATTAGGCAACTCAGTGCTCTATAG
- the LOC117835982 gene encoding putative disease resistance RPP13-like protein 1, whose product MAGLIASGIIKWTASKLASLVSAPIGPSSSSDEQQTSAIRDVQMLQRRMASVQRTLEAIDEDSIRDESGRLRLRELQEFAYDAQDAIDEYKFELLRRRMDDPDSLYEDRSTRKRKRKGDKKEPETNPVMIPVPDELAVRVKRILERFKEITKAWNDLHLDEADAPFREEEEDFVPRLTTPHVDEPTVIGRDDDKENIVKLLLSLNGACGENNASVLPIIGMGGVGKTTLAQVVYNDQRIKKQFDLMGWVHVSENFDLKSIMSKIIMSFTRKPCQITELDQLEYMLMEQVVGRKFLLVLDDVWSERKDLWDALLSVMSTAQLGAILVTTRNVNVSSIIQTMPPYNVGCLPFDESWQLFKQMAFCDLDQNIEKPFEEIGRKIVQKCGGLPLAVRAIGSALRFEENEETWCDILDSEYWDLPTREDTVLPALKLSYVRMPIHLKRCFVFFTLFPKGHIFVKENVIYLWISLGILKQTRHRHLENIGNRYFNDLLQRTMVQRVLLDGGHNCFTIHDLFLDLTKFVSGEDILKLDTQYMPFLNDASQNLRYLSLAVSSSDHTILDLRTLPITRGLRILQVINALDDNKRYYSSLFKNNRRCFSKLFSHHINVMLPEDLRGLRHLRALDLSRSALTSLPESIGELKLLRYLCIFQTRIAKLPESICSLHYLKVLDARTNMLGELPQDIQKLVSLQHLLLDFWSPLCMPSGIGKLRRLKTLTRYSVGTGNWHCNIAELHHLVNIHGELCITGLGRVTSIDDAQTANLISKKHLQILRLDWSAGFYATECEHIVNQNNATSTPELDEGVFESLKPQRNLEELEVINYSGYKFPSWLGDPAFSRLAKVTLWKQKCQFLPALGQLPQLRELVIIHMECVERIGQEFYGQDSMERFPALEKLEFEDMPKWVEWYEVSETDFPSLRELKIKDSNKLRVLPQKLPSHLKKLVIINCEKVIRLPAVPCLTHLVLKGNIDEETLSCLHFPLLRTLKVCFLRKAEEVKLENLPKLEGLAITGCKRLFSIDGLCSVESLGILKIKDCPNLQLPLKPLPQKVQQSTVTNCPQLQEWAEWQQAQMSEPQYQFKEPDGASYDQEVLEALRDDSEDDFEVSSEDEDDDFFDRMLEVGQSSGMAIDYNADSDDAC is encoded by the exons GAGCAACAGACTTCTGCAATCAGAGATGTGCAGATGCTGCAGAGGAGGATGGCATCAGTCCAGCGCACACTGGAGGCAATAGATGAGGATAGCATCAGAGATGAGTCTGGAAGGCTTCGATTGAGGGAGCTCCAGGAGTTTGCCTATGATGCGCAGGATGCTATCGATGAGTACAAGTTTGAGCTGCTGCGTCGTAGGATGGATGATCCAGACAGTCTCTATGAAGACAGAAGTACACGTAAACGCAAGCGCAAGGGCGACAAGAAG GAACCAGAAACAAACCCTGTGATGATTCCAGTTCCAGATGAATTGGCTGTCAGGGTAAAAAGAATTCTGGAAAGATTTAAGGAGATCACAAAGGCATGGAATGATCTTCATCTGGATGAGGCAGACGCGCCAttcagggaggaggaggaagacttTGTGCCTAGGCTAACTACTCCACATGTTGATGAACCCACTGTAATTGGCAGAGATGATGATAAGGAAAACATAGTCAAGTTGTTGCTCTCACTGAATGGAGCTTGTGGAGAAAATAATGCATCAGTTCTTCCTATAATTGGAATGGGGGGAGTAGGAAAGACAACACTTGCTCAAGTAGTTTACAATGATCAAAGGATCAAAAAGCAGTTTGACCTGATGGGATGGGTCCATGTATCAGAGAACTTTGATCTTAAAAGCATCATGAGCAAAATTATCATGTCATTTACAAGGAAACCTTGTCAGATAACAGAATTGGACCAGTTAGAGTATATGCTGATGGAACAAGTTGTTGGCAGAAAGTTcttacttgttcttgatgatgtATGGAGCGAAAGGAAGGACCTTTGGGATGCCTTGCTATCGGTGATGTCAACTGCACAATTAGGGGCAATACTTGTAACTACCCGCAATGTAAATGTGTCATCAATTATCCAGACAATGCCTCCCTACAATGTGGGCTGCTTACCTTTTGATGAATCTTGGCAACTATTTAAGCAGATGGCCTTTTGTGACCTGGATCAAAATATAGAGAAACCTTTTGAAGAAATTGGCAGAAAAATTGTTCAGAAATGTGGAGGCTTGCCTTTGGCAGTCAGAGCAATTGGAAGCGCACTTCGCTTTGAGGAAAATGAGGAGACGTGGTGTGATATATTGGACTCTGAATACTGGGACTTACCAACGAGGGAGGATACTGTGTTGCCAGCCTTAAAGTTGAGCTATGTCCGTATGCCAATTCACCTGAAACGGTGCTTTGTTTTCTTCACGCTGTTCCCCAAGGGGCATATTTTCGTGAAGGAGAATGTCATATATCTCTGGATATCTTTGGGCATCCTTAAGCAGACTAGGCATCGGCACCTTGAGAACATTGGCAATCGATACTTTAATGACTTGTTGCAGAGAACTATGGTTCAGAGAGTACTACTTGATGGAGGACACAATTGCTTCACCATACACGACCTTTTCCTTGATCTGACCAAATTTGTCTCAGGTGAAGATATTTTGAAATTGGACACTCAATATATGCCGTTCTTAAATGACGCATCACAAAATCTTAGATATTTATCCTTGGCTGTGAGTTCTTCAGATCATACAATATTAGACCTGCGTACCTTGCCAATTACTAGAGGTCTTAGGATACTTCAAGTTATAAATGCTTTGGATGATAACAAAAGGTATTACTCTTCTCTTTTCAAAAATAACAGAAGATGCTTCTCCAAGTTGTTCTCTCATCATATCAATGTTATGCTTCCTGAGGATCTAAGGGGTCTCCGACATCTGAGAGCCTTAGATTTAAGTCGGAGTGCATTGACGTCATTGCCAGAGTCAATAGGAGAACTGAAGCTGCTGAGATACCTCTGTATTTTCCAAACACGAATTGCCAAGCTACCTGAATCTATCTGCAGCCTACACTACCTGAAGGTTTTAGATGCGAGAACCAACATGCTTGGAGAGCTTCCACAAGACATTCAGAAATTGGTCAGCCTTCAGCACCTCCTTTTAGATTTCTGGTCTCCCCTATGCATGCCAAGTGGAATTGGGAAGTTAAGAAGGCTAAAAACATTGACGAGGTATAGTGTTGGAACAGGCAATTGGCACTGCAACATTGCTGAACTACATCATTTGGTGAATATTCATGGAGAACTTTGCATTACAGGTCTAGGTCGAGTGACCAGCATTGATGATGCTCAGACGGCAAACCTGATCAGTAAAAAGCACTTGCAAATTCTGAGATTAGATTGGTCTGCTGGATTCTACGCTACTGAATGTGAGCACATTGTTAATCAGAATAATGCAACATCAACACCAGAACTGGATGAGGGTGTATTTGAGAGCTTAAAGCCGCAGAGGAACCTCGAGGAGCTAGAGGTAATTAACTATAGTGGCTACAAATTTCCAAGCTGGTTGGGGGATCCTGCCTTTTCACGTTTAGCCAAGGTGACTCTATGGAAGCAAAAATGCCAGTTTCTTCCAGCTCTTGGCCAACTGCCTCAACTCCGTGAACTTGTGATCATTCATATGGAATGTGTAGAGCGAATTGGGCAAGAGTTCTATGGCCAGGACTCCATGGAGCGATTCCCAGCTTTGGAGAAACTAGAGTTTGAGGACATGCCAAAATGGGTGGAGTGGTATGAAGTTTCTGAAACTGATTTCCCTTCCCTTCGTGAGCTGAAAATCAAAGACAGTAATAAATTGAGGGTCCTTCCACAGAAATTGCCATCCCATCTGAAGAAGTTGGTTATCATAAACTGTGAGAAGGTGATTAGACTACCGGCTGTTCCATGCCTCACTCACTTAGTCTTGAAGGGCAACATTGATGAAGAGACCTTAAGTTGTCTCCATTTTCCACTCCTCAGGACATTAAAAGTTTGTTTCTTGAGAAAAGCAGAGGAGGTCAAACTTGAAAACTTGCCAAAGCTTGAGGGACTAGCTATCACTGGATGCAAACGGCTGTTCTCTATAGATGGATTGTGTAGCGTTGAATCCCTCGGTATTCTGAAGATAAAAGATTGCCCAAACTTGCAACTTCCTTTAAAACCACTCCCACAGAAGGTTCAACAATCTACTGTCACAAATTGTCCTCAATTGCAGGAATGGGCTGAGTGGCAGCAAGCTCAAATGTCAGAACCTCAATATCAG TTCAAAGAACCTGATGGTGCAAGCTATGATCAAGAGGTACTCGAAGCACTAAGGGATGACAGTGAGGATGATTTCGAAGTTTCCAgtgaagacgaagatgatgattTCTTTGATAGAATGTTAGAAGTCGGGCAATCAAGTGGAATGGCCATCGATTACAATGCTGACAGTGATGATGCTTGCTGA